The Hemibagrus wyckioides isolate EC202008001 linkage group LG26, SWU_Hwy_1.0, whole genome shotgun sequence DNA window TACTTCCCTCAGATCAGCAGCGTGAAGGACCGCAAGCGAGCCGTGTTGCTGGAGATGGGCTTTTCAGGTAAACgtactatatatacagtatacacgtGTACACGTGAAACGCACGTACGTGTAGCTAAACGTACTGGAGCTTTATAGCGACTCGATACGACACGTGGCGCTAACAATTCctactgaaaatgttaaagTGCTAGCATTTTCTAGTCTGGTTGCCAGTTTAAACAGGAAAAAACCCACATTTGGATGGATTTTTAAaacgtttttttcccccatcatgCCTCTGCAGGATTTTGGGCGTTTCTGTGGTTTGTGGGATTTTGTTTCTTGGCCAATCAGTGGAGTCGCACCTCACCTAAAGAACTGCCCCTGGAGCAGGCATCGGACGCGGCACGAGCCGCCATcgccttctccttcttctccattcTCACCTGGGTAAGAtaagcaggacacacacacacacacacacagacacacacacacacacatgcacacgcacactcagacacacacacacacacacacacacagacacgcacacacagacacacacgcacacacagacacacacacacacacacgcacacacagacacacacagacacacacacacacacagacacacacacacacatgcacacgcacactcagacacacacacacacacacacagacacgcacacacagacacacacacacacagacacacacacgcacacacagacacacacacacacgcacacgcacactcagacacacacacacacacacacagacacgcacacacagacacacacgcacacacagacacgcacacacagacacacgcacacacagacacacacacacacacacgcacacacagacacacacagacacacacacacacacacagacacacacacgcacacacagacacacacacgcacacacagacacacacacacacacacacacacagacacacacacacacagacacacacacacacacacacacacagacacacacacacacacacacacacacacacacacacacacacacacacacacagtataagtAGGATTTGACTGTGAACTCTGCGTTTCAGGGCTACTTGTGTCTGCTAAACCTGCAGAGGTTTAAAACCATTGCCTTTCTGGAGGATAGCCACAGGCTGCTGTCTAAACCACCTCCAACACCGGCGCTAGTGTAGCTCCGCCTTCACTTCCTAGCGCACTTCACCCTGCACTCATCTCTCCTCACTTTCTAATGCGCTTTAATAACCTCTGCCTACAACGTGTAACATACGCTACTCACATGTATTTCCACGTGAATTTCTGTTTCTTAAATTAAGTTTTAATAAAACGCCCATCAGAGTTAGCAGGAGTCTTTCCCGCCGCGGCAGGGACGCAGTGAACGGTACAGCGTTCACACAAACGATTAGTTTTGATTTTGTTAGCATTTGTGTCACGTAGCTTCGTCATCCCggtctctctcactgctgctcTCTGATTGGATGTTGATAATCTCAACGCTAACGCTGAGTtctaataaaatgtgaaaagttTTATGAATTGTGTCGTCAGATCACCACAAAGTTCCGTTAATTACTGTACAAAAAGAAGTGGAATTTTAGCTGCGGTCTCAGCTTTACCTTTaactgttacaaagctctgacactggagactccttccacacatcatccAGAAACTTCTCCTTAAACCGTGAAGAAAACTTCAACCAAAATGGTAAAAATATCAGTGATTGAGCCGCTAGGATAAAAATGAACCATATCAGACTCCAgagtttctgaccaatcagaaagaAGTGGAGTAAAAGTCATTTGCAGCGTAGCTGTTAGCTAGAATTCTAACTCCGGCGCTAATGACTCGGCTTCTTAAGCTCAGCGCATTAACGATCACTAATTAACGATTCCTGTCTTGTGGTGAATTTTTACAAAAATGCTAACATATTAACGTGACTAATCTGCTGAATCTGGCTAGGCGGCGCTGACGGTGTTGGCGGTGCAGAAATTCCTGCTGGGGACCGACATGACGCTCTTCACCTCCCCCGAAGCCCCCAAACAGCCGTATCCTTCCAACGACGCCATCCACCAGACCACCATCGAAAAGAGCCCCACGCTGATCGAGACGGTGGAGACACGCCCACCCGGCTACCAGATCCCGCCCGCTTTTTAATCTTCTAGCCAATGAGATGAAGAGGACTGAGTGGCTTCCCGTCGAGGGTCAGGTGCAGTACTGTTTTCAACGCAACCTTGTCGACTTCCCCTTCGCTAATTCTGGGAGAATCCACGCTAACGATTCGTCTTTCAACAGCGGAAAGAAGGagttacacaatcacactggaATTCATTACATTCTATCTGGGTTTGTCGTTTTAATCTAGTTTACTGCTGTATTACTTTA harbors:
- the syngr3b gene encoding synaptogyrin-3b isoform X1, which codes for MMMNGTGSYGAGRTGAEFDPITFLKRPQTILRFLAWVFSMVVFGSIVNEGYVNMGSERLHCVFNKNEDACNYGIIIGVLAFLASLCFLALDVYFPQISSVKDRKRAVLLEMGFSGFWAFLWFVGFCFLANQWSRTSPKELPLEQASDAARAAIAFSFFSILTWAALTVLAVQKFLLGTDMTLFTSPEAPKQPYPSNDAIHQTTIEKSPTLIETVETRPPGYQIPPAF
- the syngr3b gene encoding synaptogyrin-3b isoform X2: MMMNGTGSYGAGRTGAEFDPITFLKRPQTILRFLAWVFSMVVFGSIVNEGYVNMGSERLHCVFNKNEDACNYGIIIGVLAFLASLCFLALDVYFPQISSVKDRKRAVLLEMGFSGFWAFLWFVGFCFLANQWSRTSPKELPLEQASDAARAAIAFSFFSILTWGYLCLLNLQRFKTIAFLEDSHRLLSKPPPTPALV